A genomic window from Purpureocillium takamizusanense chromosome 2, complete sequence includes:
- a CDS encoding uncharacterized protein (TransMembrane:1 (i51-73o)): protein MDGQRSNSNSSRLSRPPQAADRTSEPSRPAMPVARPASLRNLQRAIIRRNIITSGMVIAPVMSIALTLMTHYMKQTTGVDGDPVARRLFVEDTVSSDEDSEGDEDEEEGEGEDDYDYDDGGSEEEEGEGDGGEDDDLDDDSDDYEDDDDDQDKRRRDEAAAAVDSGKSRSKPSPAPLNPHHHNPVNAPAGAVGRTPLSLDETAALWRTLHSQTRSLAQQLERQKNLPVQQRPQQRQQHLETQPQVHHHHQQPPNRNRPLEHQNQPPRRPERHHLDRQSNAPARVVVPHQPRAPIAAPAAAATPHPPPPPPRVTPLSSSHLTSHQSILKRKAPTTHESIAKWLKTVESARIPSQSPLN, encoded by the coding sequence ATGGACGGAcagcgcagcaacagcaacagcagcagacTCTCCCGTCCGCCCCAGGCAGCGGACAGGACGAGTGAGCCCAGCAGGCCTGCCATGCCCGTCGCCAGGCCAGCGTCGCTGCGAAATTTGCAGCGCGCCATAATCCGAAGGAATATCATCACCTCGGGAATGGTTATTGCCCCCGTCATGAGTATCGCCCTGACGCTCATGACCCACTATATGAAGCAGACGACGGGTGTCGATGGCGACCCAGTGGCCAGGCGACTGTTTGTGGAGGACACCGtcagcagcgacgaggacagcgagggcgacgaggacgaggaggaaggagaaggagaagatgACTACGACtatgacgacggcggcagcgaggaagaggaaggggaaggggatggtggagaggacgacgacctAGACGACGATAGCGACGACtacgaagatgacgacgacgaccaagacaagcgacgacgcgacgaagccgctgctgccgtggaCTCGGGTAAAAGCCGCAGCaagccctcgccggcaccgctgaaccctcaccaccacaatCCCGTCAACGCGCCCGCTGGCGCCGTTGGACGGACCCCGCTTTCGCTGGACGAAACGGCAGCGCTGTGGCGGACCCTGCACTCGCAGACGCGGTCGCTGgcccagcagctggagcgaCAGAAGAACTTGCCAGTGCAACAGCGCCCGCaacagcgccagcagcacctggAAACCCAGCCCCaggtccaccaccaccaccaacaaccgCCCAACCGGAACCGGCCGCTGGAGCACCAGAAccagccgccccgccgcccggagcGTCACCACCTCGACCGCCAATCAAACGCGCCAGCACGTGTCGTGGTCCCCCATCAGCCTCGAGCTCCAATTgccgctcctgctgctgctgctactccccatcctcctcctcctccacctcgcgTCACCCCATTGAGCTCCTCCCACCTCACATCACATCAATCCATCCTCAAGCGCAAGGCCCCAACCACCCACGAATCCATCGCAAAGTGGCTCAAGACGGTCGAATCCGCCCGCATACCTTCGCAGTCACCCCTCAACTAA
- a CDS encoding uncharacterized protein (EggNog:ENOG503P992) translates to MTDSRIPRRYTIDRPRSLLENYYGVSPEGSNDDGQRLYVRRRAASRTNPDLVLYDGPSDECPVRAVSHILALSPRFKLGLGDPADANAVVWEDMSRPLGLANNFSWSMMLHVPDDVSGRRHEERRWFVWKRTRHVTADGMAKSALSSRNWKLLDGGQGERGGGGGGPTVLAVFTGVIKRGLCGTLQVNVDYGAEFDTMVFITCLSLYERARRE, encoded by the coding sequence ATGACTGACAGCCGTATCCCGCGGCGATATACCATCGACAGGCCGCGGTCCCTGTTGGAGAACTACTACGGCGTCTCGCCTGAAGGCAGCAATGATGATGGCCAGCGGCTCTACGTGCGCaggagggcggcctcgcggaccAACCCCGATTTGGTCCTCTACGACGGGCCCAGCGACGAGTGCCCCGTGCGGGCCGTCTCACACATCCTCGCCCTGTCGCCCAGGTTCAAGCTCGGGCTCGGTGATCCGGCTGACGCAAACGCCGTGGTGTGGGAGGACATGAGCCGGCCGCTCGGACTCGCAAACAACTTCTCGTGGTCCATGATGCTTCATGTTCCCGATGATGTaagcggacgacgacatgagGAGAGGCGATGGTTTGTGTGGAAGCGGACGCGCCATgtcacggccgacggcatggcCAAGTCGGCGCTCAGCAGTCGCAATTGGAAGCTGCTGGACGGGGGTCAAGGCGAacgaggcggtggcggcggcgggccgacggtgctcgccgtcttcaccggCGTCATCAAGAGGGGCTTGTGCGGGACGCTGCAGGTCAATGTCGACTACGGGGCCGAGTTTGACACCATGGTGTTTATTACGTGCTTGAGCCTGTAcgagcgggcgaggagggagtGA
- a CDS encoding uncharacterized protein (TransMembrane:2 (i372-393o413-434i)~EggNog:ENOG503PDY4), translating to MMQHGFTFSGERIIRRPYQAEEVDQIAGDKNETDINIYELSCKLMIFSQTRAIVSLVDWLEMPADLKWRVQSSAFSGLSTRIVMPSQTNGTAKGPGPKRDPKSATYNIWFFIPSVELKTHDKNPVFEHPLTGSWRPMPVGDSLWIKEEPRLFYMKWDVAANMVRIFTSLQQIDWMIATCLDAENLDVRADPFVLLTGAFSALLDVCVKDFAYISSRDQDKIDAALKLPIDISAQQEEQVKEDIINMRRLLPMRLRRYKYLEFLNRIIKEAIEHHQHARSTFEIPQLPFERVHCNMRAILSVTETMKAELEAQMTLWDNCISSLSNHVSLRNFKAINAHTDSLNRIAELGRKENIVMTDISRAARVDSEAMKVIAMLTMLYLPATFVATLFSMGIFHFDYDNGNSGRLGLSSQWWLYVVIALPLTLMTLFSFRFISDRNKKQQAKMLDDQDKQENSE from the exons ATGATGCAGCACGGCTTCACCTTTTCAGGCGAGC GGATTATTCGACGACCGTACCAAGCCGAAGAGGTCGATCAGATCGCTGGCGATAAGAACGAGACAGACATCAACATTTA TGAGCTCTCTTGCAAGCTCATGATATTCTCCCAGACAAGAGCCATCGTATCACTCGTGGATTGGCTCGAGATGCCGGCCGATCTCAAATGGCGAGTACAATCCTCTGCATTTTCAGGCCTTTCGACGAGAATAGTCATGCCTTCCCAAACGAACGGCACCGCCAAAGGCCCAGGGCCGAAAAGAGACCCGAAGTCGGCCACATACA ACATTTGGTTCTTCATACCAAGTGTCGAGCTCAAAACTCACGACAAAAATCCGGTCTTCGAACATCCCTTGACGGGGTCCTGGCGCCCGATGCCGGTAGGAGACAGCTTATGGATTAAGGAAGAACCGAGGCTGTTTTACATGAAGTGGGATGTCGCTGCCAATATGGTTCGAATCTTTACTTCACTCCAACAGATTGACTGGATGATTGCCACATGTCTCGACGCTGAAAATCTGGATGTCCGTGCGGATCCATTCGTCTTGCTGACCGGTGCCTTCTCCGCGCTCCTAGACGTGTGCGTAAAGGATTTCGCGTATATATCATCAAGGGATCAGGACAAG ATCGACGCCGCTCTCAAGCTGCCGATAGACATCTCCGCGCAACAGGAAGAACAAGTCAAAGAAGACATCATCAACATGCGGAGGCTCTTGCCGATGCGACTCCGACGCTACAAGTACCTAGAGTTCCTGAACCGCATCATCAAGGAAGCCATtgagcaccaccagcatgcGCGGAGCACATTTGAGATTCCACAGCTTCCGTTTGAGCGCGTCCACTGCAACATGCGCGCCATCCTCAGCGTCACTGAAACGATGAAGGCGGAGCTTGAGGCACAGATGACATTATGGGATAACTGCATATCCAGT CTATCCAACCATGTCAGCCTGAGAAACTTCAAGGCTATCAACGCACACACCGACTCTCTTAACCGGATAGCCGAGCTTGGCCGCAAGGAGAATATTGTTATGACTGATATttcgcgggcggcgagagtCGACAGTGAGGCCATGAAGGTCATCGCTATGCTGACGATGCTTTACCTACCAGCTACATTTGTCGCA ACGCTCTTTAGCATGGGTATATTCCATTTCGACTATGATAACGGCAATTCAGGTCGGTTGGGTCTGTCTAGCCAATGGTGGTTATACGTCGTGATCGCATTGCCGTTGACGCTGATGACCCTTTTTTCGTTTCGATTCATTTCGGATCGCaacaagaagcagcaggccaAGATGTTGGATGACCAGGATAAGCAGGAGAATTCGGAATAG
- a CDS encoding uncharacterized protein (COG:E~EggNog:ENOG503P6P2), which produces MADNSSSDNEFPSAIGEFCWFEIPVHDVARAQKLYGDVFGWEFESEPWPCGKDGVVSYHLFHSRGKALHGAFNLLEEGHEATKHAGGGKQEATPPLPSFVVEECDAALEKVKSHGGAMQCPKTEIPRDRGFYARFTDTEGNVIGIWSRK; this is translated from the exons ATGGCagacaacagcagcagcgacaacGAG TTCCCCAGCGCGATCGGCGAGTTCTGCTGGTTCGAGATCCCGGTGCAcgacgtcgcgcgcgcgcagaaGCTCTACGGCGACGTCTTCGGCTGGGAGTTTGAGTCGGAGCCCTGGCCGtgcggcaaggacggcgtcgtgtcGTACCACCTGTTCCACAGCCGGGGCAAGGCCCTGCACGGCGCCTTCAACCTCCTGGAGGAGGGCCACGAGGCGACCAagcacgccggcggcggcaagcaggaggcgacgccgccgctgccgtcgtttgtcgtcgaggagtgcgacgcggcgctggaaAAGGTCAAgagccacggcggcgcgatgcAGTG CCCCAAGACGGAGATTCCGCGCGATAGGGGCTTCTATGCGCGCTTCACGGACACCGAGGGCAATGTGATTGGCATCTGGTCCCGAAAGTAA
- a CDS encoding uncharacterized protein (COG:C~COG:H~EggNog:ENOG503NZTC~TransMembrane:1 (n10-28c33/34o407-428i)): MSAYPPPLNILIVGCSIAGPTLATFLLLSPLPASQKPHITILERAPALRPHGQNIDVRGAGVTILRKLGLLDAVRAATTGEAGVQFVDAADRVWAAFPAGRSSGEEEETAAASAAASPTSEFEILRGRFAQLCWRRSEQASERVRREGGRGIEFVFGDRLDELEQRGDNKVHVRFAQSGVRRAFDVVVGADGLQSLTRQMAWGCEGEGERVKRLGMYGGFFSMPRVGATDTAWRRWYHAPGRRGIMLRPDGTGERTTVFMAVVKDDDDGDARLDAAATSGRGGVQVQKELLREYFADAGWESERVVREMLATDDFYYDAIAQVKMESWSKGRVVLVGDAGYCASPISGMGTTLALSGAYNLAGALLRHPSDPGAAFAVYEDAMRPTVDRAQKLAPGMPHLLHPQTAWGVWMLNAIMFVLYRSGLLPLLARFAGPPAHSVPVPDYGFEEFSEEAL, encoded by the exons ATGTCAGCATATCCACCCCCTCTCAacatcctcatcgtcgggtGCAGCATCGCCGGCCCCACGCTCGCcaccttcctcctcctgtcccccctccccgcgtcCCAAAAGCCACACATCAccatcctcgagcgcgcgcccgccctccgcccgcaCGGCCAAAACATCGAcgtccgcggcgccggcgtcaccatCCTGCGTAAGCTCGGGCTTCTggacgccgtccgcgccgccaccaccggcgaggcgggcgtgcagtttgtcgacgccgcggaccGCGTGTGGGCGGCGTTTCCCGCGGGTCGCAGCAgtggagaagaagaagaaacggcggcggcctcggcggcggcgtcgcctacGAGTGAATTTGAGATCCTCCGCGGGCGGTTCGCGCAGctgtgctggcggcgcagcgagcaggcgagcgagcgcgtGCGGCGGGAAGGCGGCCGGGGCATCGAGTTTGTGTTTGGCGACCGGCTAGATGAGCTGGAGCAGCGGGGGGATAACAAGGTGCACGTTCGCTTTGCCCAAAGCGGCGTCCGGCGCGCCTTTGAcgtggtcgtcggcgcggatggGCTGCAGTCGCTCACGCGGCAGATGGCCTGGGGgtgcgagggcgagggcgagcgcgtgaAGCGGCTGGGCATGTACGGCGGCTTCTTCAGCATGCCGCGCGTGGGGGCCACCGACACGGCGTGGCGGAGATGGTATcacgcgccgggccgccggggcATCATGCTGCGGCCggacggcacgggcgagcgGACGACCGTCTTCATGGCGGTAGtgaaagacgacgacgacggagacgcgAGGTTGgatgccgcggcgacgagcggacgaggaggcgtgCAGGTGCAAAAGGAGCTCCTGCGGGAGTACTTTGCGGACGCGGGCTGGGAGAGCGAGAGGGTGGTGAGGGAGATGCTGGCCACCGATGACTTTTACTACGACGCGATTGCGCAGGTCAAGATGGAGAGCTGGAGCAAGGGTCGAGTCGTTCTCGTGGGGGACGCCGG GTACTGCGCATCGCCCATCTCCGGCATGGGCACGACCCTCGCCCTCAGCGGCGCGTACAACCTCGCAGGCGCCCTGCTGCGTCACCCAAGCGACCCGGgggccgccttcgccgtctACGAAGACGCCATGCGCCCGACGGTGGACCGCGCGCAGAAGCTCGCTCCGGGGATGCCGCACTTGCTGCACCCGCAGACGGCATGGGGTGTCTGGATGCTCAACGCAATCATGTTCGTCCTCTATCGGTCCGGACTGCTCCCGCTGCTCGCGCGATTCGCGGGACCGCCGGCTCACTCCGTGCCGGTGCCGGACTATGGCTTTGAAGAGTTTAGTGAGGAAGCATTGTGA
- a CDS encoding uncharacterized protein (COG:Q~EggNog:ENOG503NWBA), which produces MGVKIRGQRAELGEIEHVLCTHGSVEDAVAVLQHDDKRDPWIATFVTLRSDDAEFHERQNNDEAQHVELWEHHFDSDAYALVESLQTNVIGRDFTGWTSMYDGTTIDEEEMHEWLDDTIETVLNGRAPGHVLEIGAGSGMILFNLTQGLKSYVALEPSQKAVDFLTKMIASVPSLLDKVKIHKATASDLGRLDLAISPNLVILNSVVQYFPSQGYLYRVLQDLLQLQGVETIFVGDIRSYALHQQFLVARALHKGGQRPSKRTLRRIMTEMENFESELLIDPAFFTSLQDRIGRIEHVEILPKKMRANNELSCFRYSAVIHVKASGRHLQLQIQEISEDTWIDFAKESLDHQTLSDLLCRNTASNVVAVSNIPYSKTTVERHVLEALNSQEDESQSGGGWLLSAGNIAGRCPSLSAIDLVALARQTGYRVEISWARQYSQIGGLDAIFHRGLPADEKGRTMFRFPLDNSRRPYHLLSNHPLQQGLKKSIQKELYKMLQDKLPSYMAPQTIIVLDKMPLNKNGKIDRRALASNVENHTADRELARQPDSEIGRQMRKIWGKILDIEPTTIRQDDDFFQLGGNSIGAMRVVGEARKVGLELTVTDIFSYRALKDVARRAHHS; this is translated from the exons ATGGGC GTCAAGATTCGAGGGCAGCGCGCTGAGCTTGGCGAGATCGAGCATGTCCTCTGCACTCACGGTTCTGTGGAagatgccgttgccgttcTACAACATGACGACAAACGAGATCCGTGGATTGCCACTTTCGTTACTCTCCGTAGCGATGACGCCGAATTCCACGAACGACAGAACAACGACGAAGCACAGCATGTAGAGTTATGGGAGCATCATTTCGACAGCGATGCGTATGCCCTAGTTGAGAGTTTACAAACCAACGTTATTGGACGAGACTTTACCGGATGGACCTCTATGTATGACGGCACTACCATCGATGAAGAGGAAATGCATGAGTGGCTTGATGACACAATAGAAACGGTACTCaacggccgcgcgcccggaCACGTGCTTGAGATTGGCGCAGGCTCTGGGATGATCCTTTTCAACTTGACTCAGGGCCTGAAGAGCTACGTTGCTCTTGAGCCATCCCAGAAGGCCGTCGATTTTCTTACGAAAATGATAGCATCAGTTCCATCACTACTGGACAAGGTCAAGATACACAAGGCCACTGCATCGGATCTTGGTCGATTGGATCTAGCTATATCCCCGAACCTTGTCATCTTAAATTCGGTTGTGCAATACTTTCCTAGCCAGGGATACCTCTACAGAGTCTTGCAGGACCTTCTTCAATTGCAAGGAGTGGAGACCATCTTCGTGGGCGATATACGATCTTATGCACTTCATCAACAATTTCTAGTTGCAAGAGCGTTGCATAAAGGTGGACAAAGACCAAGCAAGAGAACCCTCCGGCGAATAATGACTGAAATGGAGAACTTCGAATCAGAATTGCTTATCGACCCTGCGTTTTTCACTTCCCTGCAAGATCGCATCGGCAGGATCGAACACGTGGAGATTTTGCCCAAGAAGATGCGTGCGAACAACGAGTTGAGTTGTTTCCGTTATTCGGCTGTGATCCATGTTAAAGCTAGTGGCAGACATCTGCAGCTACAGATCCAGGAGATCAGTGAGGATACATGGATTGACTTTGCGAAAGAAAGCCTGGATCACCAAACCCTCTCGGATCTATTGTGCCGCAACACAGCTTCAAATGTCGTTGCTGTGAGCAATATCCCATACAGCAAGACCACCGTCGAGAGACACGTACTTGAAGCACTAAATAGTCAAGAAGACGAAAGCCAAagtggcggcggttggcTTTTATCCGCCGGCAATATTGCTGGGCGCTGCCCTTCGCTCTCTGCAATCGATTTGGTTGCGCTGGCTCGGCAAACGGGCTACCGAGTCGAGATCAGTTGGGCTCGACAATACTCTCAAATTGGTGGCCTGGATGCCATTTTTCACCGTGGACTACCAGCCGATGAGAAGGGGAGGACAATGTTCCGATTTCCCCTTGACAACTCGCGCCGACCTTACCATTTGCTCAGCAATCACCCTTTGCAGCAAGGACTGAAGAAGTCAATTCAGAAGGAGCTTTATAAGATGCTCCAGGATAAGCTTCCCTCGTATATGGCTCCACAAACGATCATCGTCTTGGATAAGATGCCCCTCAATAAGAACGGCAAGATTGATCGTCGGGCGCTTGCGAGTAACGTCGAGAATCATACGGCAGACCGAGAGCTGGCTCGACAACCGGATTCAGAAATAGGGCGGCAAATGCGGAAGATATGGGGCAAGATCCTCGATATCGAGCCGACCACGATCAGACAAGACGATGATTTTTTTCAGCTTGGGGGCAACTCGATCGGGGCAATGAGAGTTGTAGGTGAGGCCCGGAAGGTTGGCCTTGAGCTGACTGTGACGGATATATTTAGTTACAGGGCGCTGAAGGATGTTGCTAGACGGGCACACCATTCCTGA